In Parasegetibacter sp. NRK P23, a single genomic region encodes these proteins:
- a CDS encoding glycoside hydrolase family 127 protein has protein sequence MIETLVTFPRLGKKDARSIAFELLPTIFRKKIIAIALLSAPVLVHAQKAELFPLSSIKLLNGPFLRAQQADMKYMLSLDADRLLAPYRKEAGLAPKAQNYGNWENTGLDGHIGGHYLSALANMYAATGNKEVKKKLDYAVAELLACQEAAGNGYTSGVPGGKAMWQNVADGKINANGFSLNGKWVPLYNIHKTFAGLYDAYTIGGNESAKKVLLGLTDWFYNSFSPLTDAQIQDMLRSEHGGLNEVFADVAQLTGDKKYLELAKRFSDQRILQPLLEKRDALTGLHANTQIPKVVGYNAVAKAGGDPAWREAADFFWSTVVRNRSVSIGGNSVREHFHPTDNFSSMIESREGPETCNSYNMLRLSKGLFLSRPSAHYMDYYERTLFNHILSSQHPETGGFVYFTPMRPGHYRVYSQPQEGFWCCVGSGLENHGKYGELIYAHKGDDVFVNLFMASELQWKEKGLTLTQTTTFPESERTELKLALKKKKKFVLMIRKPSWVAGTMTVSINGKPFVPATGDSAHYITIERNWKNGDKVTVKLPMETRAERLPDQSEWVSFVHGPIVLAAPMDTLGLNGLFADGSRMGHVASGPIRPLDDAPMLVGNEKELAAKVRAQPGELVFNIPQPVVQEKYSKLQLRPFYMVHDQRYTVYFPFTEASKLEKVRAEMKQKELVKITLDNNTVDRINAGEQQPESDHAFKGEKTETGLFKEERFRNAKGWFSYEMNNKEGNASKLRVVYFGRERNRSFDIYVQGQKLASVEMKGDKGDDFYAEEYALPASLKTLRGKLEIKFVAHEGSTTANVYEVRLMK, from the coding sequence ATGATTGAAACCCTCGTTACCTTCCCAAGGCTTGGTAAAAAAGACGCACGTTCCATAGCATTTGAACTGCTCCCAACCATCTTTCGGAAAAAAATCATTGCGATAGCTTTGCTCTCTGCTCCAGTACTCGTTCATGCCCAAAAAGCGGAGCTCTTCCCCCTTTCTTCCATAAAACTACTGAACGGCCCTTTCCTCCGCGCGCAACAGGCTGATATGAAATACATGCTCTCCCTGGATGCCGACCGCTTACTGGCGCCTTACCGTAAAGAAGCCGGCCTCGCTCCCAAAGCGCAGAATTACGGCAACTGGGAAAATACCGGTCTGGATGGACATATCGGCGGCCATTACCTCTCCGCCTTGGCCAATATGTATGCGGCCACGGGGAACAAAGAAGTGAAAAAGAAACTGGATTATGCGGTAGCTGAATTACTGGCCTGCCAAGAGGCCGCGGGCAACGGATATACCAGTGGCGTGCCCGGGGGGAAAGCCATGTGGCAGAACGTAGCGGATGGAAAAATTAACGCGAACGGTTTTTCGCTCAACGGAAAATGGGTGCCACTGTACAATATCCACAAAACTTTCGCGGGTTTATACGATGCCTATACCATTGGCGGCAATGAATCAGCAAAAAAAGTACTGCTTGGTTTAACCGACTGGTTTTATAATTCCTTCTCCCCACTCACCGATGCACAAATACAGGACATGCTGCGCAGCGAACATGGCGGTCTCAACGAAGTGTTCGCTGATGTGGCACAGTTGACCGGCGATAAAAAATACCTGGAACTTGCCAAACGTTTCTCCGACCAGCGTATCCTTCAGCCGCTGCTGGAAAAAAGAGACGCGCTCACAGGACTCCACGCCAATACGCAGATACCCAAAGTGGTGGGTTACAACGCGGTGGCCAAAGCCGGTGGCGATCCCGCCTGGCGCGAAGCGGCGGATTTCTTCTGGAGTACCGTGGTACGCAATCGCTCTGTTTCCATTGGGGGGAACAGTGTTCGCGAGCACTTTCATCCCACCGACAACTTCAGTTCCATGATCGAATCGCGGGAGGGGCCTGAAACCTGCAATTCCTACAATATGTTGCGGCTTTCCAAAGGACTTTTCCTATCCCGTCCTTCGGCCCATTACATGGATTATTATGAAAGAACACTGTTTAACCATATTCTTTCTTCCCAACATCCGGAAACGGGTGGATTCGTTTACTTCACGCCCATGCGTCCCGGTCATTACCGTGTGTATTCACAACCGCAGGAAGGCTTCTGGTGTTGTGTGGGCTCAGGGTTGGAAAACCATGGTAAATACGGGGAACTCATTTATGCGCACAAGGGAGATGATGTGTTCGTGAACCTGTTCATGGCATCTGAACTGCAATGGAAAGAAAAAGGACTCACGCTCACGCAGACAACAACTTTTCCGGAATCGGAGCGAACTGAATTAAAGCTGGCGCTGAAAAAGAAAAAGAAATTCGTGTTGATGATCCGCAAACCTTCCTGGGTTGCCGGCACAATGACGGTCAGCATAAACGGAAAGCCTTTCGTTCCCGCAACCGGAGATTCAGCGCACTATATCACCATTGAACGCAATTGGAAGAATGGGGATAAAGTTACGGTGAAACTGCCCATGGAAACCCGTGCGGAAAGGCTGCCCGATCAATCCGAATGGGTGTCTTTTGTGCACGGGCCCATCGTGCTCGCCGCACCTATGGATACTTTAGGTTTGAACGGGCTTTTCGCGGATGGCAGCAGAATGGGACATGTGGCTTCCGGTCCTATCCGTCCGCTGGATGATGCGCCAATGCTGGTGGGCAACGAAAAGGAACTGGCCGCTAAAGTGCGTGCACAGCCGGGTGAACTGGTGTTCAATATTCCTCAGCCCGTGGTGCAGGAGAAGTACAGCAAATTGCAGCTGCGCCCTTTTTATATGGTCCACGATCAGCGATACACGGTGTATTTCCCATTCACAGAAGCATCAAAGCTTGAAAAAGTGCGGGCGGAAATGAAACAAAAAGAACTGGTGAAAATAACCCTGGATAACAATACGGTCGATAGGATAAATGCAGGAGAACAACAACCGGAGTCGGACCACGCATTCAAAGGAGAAAAAACGGAAACAGGGCTATTTAAAGAAGAGCGCTTCCGGAATGCGAAGGGTTGGTTCTCTTATGAAATGAACAACAAAGAAGGCAATGCATCCAAACTCCGCGTGGTGTATTTCGGCAGAGAAAGGAACCGTTCCTTTGATATTTACGTGCAAGGGCAAAAGCTGGCTTCCGTAGAAATGAAAGGCGACAAAGGGGATGACTTCTATGCGGAAGAATATGCACTGCCCGCATCCTTAAAAACATTACGCGGCAAGCTGGAAATAAAATTCGTTGCGCATGAGGGCAGTACCACGGCGAATGTTTATGAGGTGCGGCTGATGAAGTAG
- a CDS encoding prolyl oligopeptidase family serine peptidase, protein MRKLLIGICAFFALASTVQAQKKELDTTAYKQWRRLSSPIISHTGEWLLYGYFMEDNNDRYLVHPKSGKEIMLEDVTNAEFFGGGNWLKYTVNRNNKDSVLLRQLSSGKTLHWEGNVFFRTSPVSERIVFTEFKPDGSRIVVRDLSKGDSVVLNGIGRHFIFDNESSIVYIKNKELRSGALKGPHALLFEGDITDMSFDEALKQGSFVSGDKLYVFSLKNKTVREWMDFSVIRAPEGFKFEKKAYPVTAATQVLLLDLAPAVAPQRKLQKPLDPGFELELWTWNEPVLQTKQRRGVYDKNYQNYPKVIYTADTRTCKEIAPDGSERLIAPSADAFNFVFRTDQEPYRLRTDWTYDPASDVYLIDVRTGESKLVVKDAGNLPVWTPGGKFAIRYNEVEQQWQVLDTVSRSFKNISSGIGFPVHDEDHDFPRPAPAYGLAGWADQGNSVVVYDRYDLWVIDLSGKKAPYSLTKGYGRKHQVRLRLQGAEFQEKLDITKKLLFNSFNENTKSKGVYAFEPGKGVEKLLDEPAYSSRIDVVSGDGTTCVFTKERYTMPRDIWWADTKFRSPKKITAINAQQQQYNWGTVRLIAWKNLEGKPNQGLLYLPENYDSTRSYPTIVDFYQTHSEDLHEYLFPELSTATINIPTYVSKGYIVFRPDVHFTIGAPGESAVNAVISGTQALIERGIADKKRIGLQGHSWSGYQTLYLITRSNLFACANAGAAVSNMSYNYFAIRNSGAPCMFLYETGQSRMGKNLWEDQQGYIDNSPIYRADKVQTPLLLFHCDKDGAVAYTQGQSFFLAMRRLGKPAWLLNYKGENHTLNGIPAQHDWTIRMEQFFEHYLNKKPMPRWMKEGISIDERKFDLKY, encoded by the coding sequence ATGAGAAAATTACTTATAGGAATATGCGCTTTTTTCGCACTGGCTTCCACCGTGCAGGCGCAGAAAAAAGAATTGGATACCACCGCTTATAAACAATGGCGCAGGTTGTCTTCCCCCATCATTTCCCATACCGGAGAATGGTTGTTGTATGGGTATTTTATGGAAGATAACAATGACAGGTACCTTGTACATCCGAAATCGGGGAAAGAAATTATGCTGGAAGATGTCACCAATGCCGAGTTCTTTGGTGGGGGAAACTGGTTGAAGTACACGGTGAACAGGAACAACAAAGATTCGGTTCTGCTCCGCCAGCTTTCCTCCGGCAAAACCCTTCATTGGGAAGGTAATGTTTTTTTCAGAACATCGCCTGTATCGGAGCGTATCGTTTTTACGGAGTTTAAGCCGGATGGCAGCCGCATCGTGGTGCGCGATCTGTCAAAAGGGGATAGCGTAGTGCTGAATGGCATCGGCAGGCATTTTATCTTCGATAACGAAAGTTCCATTGTGTACATCAAAAACAAGGAACTGAGGTCCGGCGCATTGAAGGGGCCGCATGCGCTTTTGTTTGAAGGCGATATCACAGATATGTCTTTTGATGAAGCATTGAAGCAGGGCTCATTTGTGTCCGGTGACAAGCTCTATGTTTTTTCACTCAAAAACAAAACGGTGCGGGAATGGATGGACTTCAGCGTTATCCGTGCACCTGAAGGTTTTAAGTTTGAAAAGAAGGCCTATCCTGTAACCGCGGCAACACAGGTATTGCTGCTTGATTTGGCGCCCGCTGTAGCCCCGCAACGCAAGCTGCAGAAACCGCTGGACCCGGGCTTCGAACTGGAGCTGTGGACCTGGAACGAACCTGTCTTGCAAACAAAACAGCGGCGCGGCGTTTACGATAAGAACTACCAGAATTACCCTAAAGTAATCTATACTGCGGATACGCGTACCTGTAAGGAGATTGCGCCGGACGGTTCAGAAAGACTTATCGCGCCCTCCGCCGATGCTTTCAACTTTGTGTTCCGGACTGATCAGGAACCCTACAGGCTCCGTACCGACTGGACCTACGATCCCGCTTCAGATGTATATCTTATTGATGTAAGAACAGGCGAAAGTAAACTGGTGGTGAAAGATGCCGGGAATTTACCGGTATGGACACCGGGTGGGAAATTCGCCATCCGCTACAACGAGGTGGAACAACAATGGCAGGTGCTCGATACCGTGAGCCGTTCCTTTAAAAACATATCCTCCGGCATCGGATTCCCCGTTCATGACGAGGACCACGATTTTCCCCGTCCGGCTCCGGCTTACGGACTGGCTGGCTGGGCCGACCAGGGAAACAGTGTTGTGGTGTACGATCGCTACGACCTTTGGGTGATTGATCTGTCAGGAAAGAAAGCCCCTTATTCGCTCACCAAAGGCTACGGCAGGAAGCACCAGGTGCGCCTGCGTTTGCAGGGTGCGGAGTTCCAGGAAAAGCTGGATATCACCAAAAAATTGCTCTTCAATTCGTTCAATGAAAACACCAAATCAAAAGGTGTATACGCTTTTGAACCTGGAAAAGGAGTGGAGAAATTATTGGACGAACCCGCGTACAGTTCAAGAATTGATGTTGTTTCAGGAGATGGTACCACCTGTGTCTTCACCAAAGAAAGGTATACCATGCCACGTGATATCTGGTGGGCCGATACCAAGTTCCGTTCACCGAAAAAGATCACGGCCATTAATGCGCAACAGCAACAATACAATTGGGGAACCGTACGGCTCATAGCATGGAAAAACCTGGAAGGTAAACCAAACCAGGGCTTGCTGTACCTGCCTGAAAACTACGACAGCACCCGTTCTTACCCCACCATTGTGGATTTCTACCAAACACACAGTGAAGACCTGCACGAATACCTTTTTCCAGAACTCAGTACGGCCACCATTAATATCCCTACTTATGTGAGTAAAGGATACATTGTGTTCCGTCCCGATGTGCATTTTACCATCGGCGCACCCGGAGAAAGTGCCGTAAACGCCGTAATAAGCGGCACCCAGGCCTTGATTGAAAGGGGCATCGCTGATAAGAAAAGAATTGGCTTGCAGGGACACAGTTGGTCGGGTTACCAAACCCTCTACCTCATCACCCGCAGCAACCTCTTCGCGTGTGCCAATGCTGGCGCGGCGGTCTCCAACATGAGTTACAACTACTTCGCTATCCGGAACAGCGGCGCGCCCTGCATGTTCCTCTACGAAACAGGACAGTCGCGCATGGGCAAAAACCTCTGGGAAGACCAACAGGGGTACATCGACAATTCCCCCATCTACCGCGCCGACAAAGTACAAACCCCGCTTTTGCTGTTCCACTGCGATAAAGACGGCGCAGTAGCCTACACACAGGGCCAAAGCTTTTTCCTCGCCATGCGAAGACTAGGAAAGCCCGCCTGGCTGCTCAATTACAAAGGAGAAAATCATACCCTGAACGGCATCCCCGCTCAACACGACTGGACCATCCGCATGGAACAGTTCTTTGAACATTACCTGAATAAAAAGCCAATGCCCCGCTGGATGAAAGAAGGCATCAGCATCGATGAAAGAAAATTCGATCTGAAATATTAA
- a CDS encoding TlpA disulfide reductase family protein — MKKLMAAAGWLLYAMPFAHAQNGAGKMNDFGMLKAGDTFQVAYKPEDGPLKGSDSIDAVVYMYNNYRWELSDLPLRKTDTAWIGQLKLPEQCAFVGLKFVQWNNGELVASDNNNDRGFVTTTVSKDGGRVPGAALSWALFRKPSLHMAPSGYFEKFEISNEALELWVRKEMQYFPDSMHRYFDSYIAMLKHKEDYDFQNNVERNLLKFANNPHIDESGYAIIADTYRMLKMNDKADSVRKRIITLFPSGNAARFDRSRAVGASKSIAEMITAMEGFLRDFPIKDYLRQPVRNQDLLYFNAYRTLASAYFNQEQNEKIFTLVPDMNFATLNEVFRSNLDAAFTVGKISAEKAYSLSKVLINEMINKQKDGSYMEQTRYSPLQSDMIALKHLDDKLGIHIRVLEKLGKYKEALSYMARLSAEGKYRSVLALEAQVNILEKTGNKKGAQELLENSVRKNMASPVMLAQLKKYYAAKKGSEKGFDAYVQALKPAAAMKAMKEKIRAELINEPGPVFELEAMNGGTVKTADWKDKIVVLDFWATWCYPCKAAFPGMQMVVDKYANDKSVAFYFIATMEPNPAFRDNIRKYIAETGYRFNVLFDTNLKLGQADNIAYNSMRHIFQSSGIPRKVVLKNGVIRYTSEGYNGSPSELADEISAVIEILKSEQ, encoded by the coding sequence ATGAAAAAACTGATGGCGGCAGCCGGCTGGCTGCTCTATGCGATGCCTTTTGCCCATGCGCAGAACGGTGCGGGAAAAATGAATGATTTTGGAATGCTCAAAGCGGGGGATACTTTCCAGGTCGCGTACAAGCCCGAAGATGGTCCGCTGAAAGGAAGTGATTCCATTGATGCGGTGGTGTACATGTACAACAACTACCGTTGGGAGTTGTCTGACCTCCCGCTCCGGAAGACCGATACCGCCTGGATTGGTCAGCTGAAGCTGCCGGAACAATGTGCTTTCGTTGGACTTAAATTTGTGCAGTGGAATAATGGAGAACTGGTTGCTTCAGACAACAACAATGACCGCGGTTTTGTAACCACCACTGTATCTAAGGATGGTGGTCGCGTGCCAGGTGCCGCATTGTCGTGGGCGCTCTTCAGGAAACCTTCCCTGCACATGGCGCCATCAGGCTATTTCGAGAAGTTTGAGATCAGCAACGAAGCGTTGGAATTGTGGGTACGCAAGGAAATGCAGTATTTCCCGGATAGCATGCACCGTTATTTCGACAGTTATATCGCGATGCTGAAGCACAAAGAGGATTACGATTTTCAAAACAATGTGGAAAGGAACCTGCTGAAGTTCGCCAATAATCCGCATATTGATGAAAGCGGGTATGCCATCATCGCCGATACCTACCGGATGCTGAAAATGAACGATAAGGCGGATTCTGTAAGAAAACGCATAATCACATTGTTTCCTTCGGGGAACGCTGCCCGGTTTGACCGTTCCCGCGCTGTAGGAGCGTCAAAGAGCATTGCGGAAATGATAACGGCTATGGAAGGCTTCCTGCGCGATTTCCCCATAAAGGACTACCTGCGGCAGCCGGTAAGAAATCAGGATCTCCTCTATTTCAACGCGTACCGTACCCTGGCCTCTGCATACTTTAACCAGGAGCAAAACGAAAAGATTTTCACCCTGGTGCCCGATATGAATTTCGCCACGCTCAACGAAGTGTTCAGAAGCAACCTCGACGCGGCGTTTACGGTGGGAAAAATATCCGCCGAAAAAGCATACTCCCTTTCTAAAGTGCTGATCAATGAAATGATCAACAAACAAAAGGATGGTTCTTACATGGAGCAGACGCGCTATTCGCCTTTGCAGTCGGACATGATCGCCTTAAAACACCTGGATGATAAACTTGGCATCCACATCAGGGTACTGGAAAAGCTGGGGAAGTACAAAGAAGCATTGTCCTACATGGCCAGGTTATCTGCCGAGGGTAAATACCGCTCAGTACTGGCACTGGAAGCACAGGTGAACATCCTGGAAAAAACAGGCAATAAAAAAGGCGCGCAGGAACTGCTCGAAAACAGTGTCAGGAAAAATATGGCTTCTCCCGTAATGCTGGCGCAGCTTAAAAAATATTATGCCGCAAAAAAAGGTTCCGAAAAAGGGTTTGACGCGTATGTGCAAGCCCTGAAGCCCGCCGCCGCCATGAAGGCGATGAAAGAAAAAATACGTGCGGAATTGATCAATGAACCCGGTCCTGTATTTGAACTGGAAGCCATGAACGGAGGAACGGTGAAAACCGCTGACTGGAAGGATAAGATCGTGGTACTCGATTTCTGGGCCACCTGGTGCTATCCCTGCAAAGCCGCTTTCCCTGGTATGCAAATGGTTGTTGACAAATATGCGAATGATAAATCTGTCGCTTTCTATTTTATCGCCACGATGGAACCCAATCCTGCTTTCAGGGACAATATCCGCAAGTACATCGCTGAAACAGGCTACCGTTTTAATGTGCTTTTTGATACGAACCTCAAGTTGGGACAAGCTGATAACATCGCTTACAATTCAATGCGCCACATATTTCAATCGTCGGGAATTCCCAGGAAAGTGGTGTTGAAAAATGGTGTGATCAGGTACACCAGTGAAGGTTACAATGGAAGTCCTTCGGAGTTGGCGGATGAAATCAGTGCCGTGATCGAAATTTTGAAATCTGAACAATGA
- a CDS encoding RagB/SusD family nutrient uptake outer membrane protein — MKRIYFLLLIIAVASGCRKFVEIDQNTNRTLTYTSDYRALLDNNFTMESGFGQVIYSNDDTRILDVSKQNALSDINQNVYTWQAKYLSEIQGDVDWENLYKVIYTANEVIAGVMDSQRGTTELKETVRAEALVHRAYSYWCLVNIYAKQFDSTTAATDPGVPLLTTPNLFVPLVRASVLNVYNQIIEDLIAAEPHLLDVADFNTRPSKAAVYALLARTHLFTRNFSQAKLYAEKALFIKNELLDLRTYETNASAIPRRLQDPQIIFSKKQAGNYDGIQLDTALLSLLGTDDLRYKLFVKPGGSFSPAFTGFGYWRHRYTFEGIYQGPSVPEMMLVKAEVEARSGNAATAIGILNELRKKRFSTTTYTDLPVGTAEEALNAVVQERRREFFGTGLRWFDQKRLNKDAALQVTVTRSFKGNNYTLMPNSDRYVYPIGDKYILLNPELKQNP; from the coding sequence ATGAAAAGAATTTATTTCCTTTTACTCATTATAGCGGTCGCCTCAGGTTGCCGCAAATTCGTGGAGATCGATCAGAATACAAATAGAACACTGACTTATACCAGTGATTACCGCGCTTTGCTCGACAACAACTTCACCATGGAATCCGGCTTCGGACAAGTAATTTATTCCAATGATGATACCCGGATACTGGATGTGAGCAAACAGAATGCGCTCTCCGATATCAACCAGAATGTATATACCTGGCAGGCGAAGTACCTTTCTGAAATACAGGGCGATGTGGACTGGGAGAATCTTTACAAGGTTATTTATACCGCCAACGAAGTGATCGCAGGCGTAATGGACAGCCAGCGTGGTACCACTGAACTGAAAGAAACGGTGCGCGCCGAAGCGTTGGTGCACAGGGCCTATTCCTATTGGTGCCTGGTTAATATTTACGCGAAGCAGTTCGACAGCACCACCGCTGCTACCGATCCCGGCGTACCCCTGCTTACCACGCCCAACCTGTTTGTGCCATTGGTACGTGCCTCTGTTCTGAATGTGTACAACCAGATCATTGAAGACCTCATTGCCGCGGAACCCCACCTGCTCGACGTGGCCGATTTTAATACGCGTCCATCCAAAGCGGCCGTGTATGCGTTGTTGGCGCGTACGCACCTCTTTACCCGGAATTTTAGTCAGGCAAAATTGTATGCGGAAAAAGCGCTTTTCATCAAAAATGAATTGCTGGACCTGCGTACTTATGAAACAAATGCTTCCGCCATTCCACGCCGCCTCCAGGATCCGCAGATCATCTTTTCCAAAAAGCAGGCGGGCAACTATGATGGTATTCAACTGGATACGGCGTTGCTTTCTTTGCTGGGTACCGATGACCTGCGCTACAAACTTTTCGTAAAACCCGGCGGAAGTTTTTCGCCCGCGTTCACCGGCTTCGGCTACTGGAGGCACCGTTATACTTTCGAAGGTATTTACCAGGGACCTTCCGTGCCGGAAATGATGTTGGTGAAAGCTGAAGTGGAAGCGCGTTCCGGCAATGCTGCAACCGCCATCGGCATACTGAACGAACTCAGGAAAAAACGTTTTTCCACGACTACTTATACCGACCTTCCTGTGGGCACCGCTGAAGAAGCATTGAACGCCGTGGTGCAGGAAAGAAGAAGGGAATTCTTTGGAACCGGCTTGCGCTGGTTCGATCAGAAACGCCTGAACAAAGATGCCGCCTTGCAGGTAACCGTTACCCGCTCTTTCAAAGGCAATAACTATACATTGATGCCCAACAGTGACCGTTACGTGTACCCGATAGGCGATAAATACATTCTCCTGAATCCTGAACTGAAACAGAATCCATAA